One Acaryochloris thomasi RCC1774 genomic window, ATCTCTGCTACGCAAAACCAGTGCTTCTGTCGAAGCTAGTCCCTCATGTTTAGCCAAGTGTACTTTGGCTAGATATGGTCTCAGCTTTCCGAACAGAACATCATTAGGCAAGAAGTGGGAGCCAATTCCCTCACTAGAGGCATTAGAGTCCTTAATCCGTTCTCCAGTCCACGATTGAATATGCTCTAATCCCATATAGGGAAGAGTACTACTCTCAGCATCAATTTTTTGATTAACCAAATAAGCCGAGAATTTGAGACGTTTGAGTAACCAAAACTCTGGAACCTCTCCTATCCAATCAATTCCAGAATCTTTATATTTCGGATAAAGCTGATGTTTCCCCATTAATTAAAATTCTCCAAGAATTTCAGCATTTGCCCGCTCAAGCAAAGCACTGGCTTGCTCAACTTCCTGCTGCAGTTCCTCAAGCTCCAGGGAATCATCAAATAATGGGATTCCCAATTTCCCCATACGCTCAATCATCTCTAGTCGAGAAATCCCCAATACGTTAGCCGCTCTACCACTGCTGATTTCACCTGCTCTTAATAGAGCTATTACCTCAGCCTCTTTCGCTTTTTTGAGTGCCTCTGCCTGCACGGAGTTTAGATCGCTGTTCATGTTGCACTCGCCCCCTAAATCCCCCATTCTGGGGGACTTGAAGATTTATCTGTCCTACAAGTTTTGCGTGATACAGACTGAATACAAAGCGGACTTGATTGCAGCAAAAAATCCGTTGACAGTGTAGGCAAAATTAGAGCATTCTTTTTCATAGTCTGGCAAGAGTAAGAGTTCAAAGTCCCCTACCCGTGGGGGATTTAGGGGGCTAACGCAGTACCTTTGGTACCTCTAACCCATTCCTTTGAAATTGAACTGCATCATCATAGGTGAGTCAATGTGCGATCGCGATTTTCAGCAATTCTCATGCTGCCTCCCTAATCAAGGCTGTATATCTCCTATTACCAGTATTACCAGAATTCCCGTTTGCAGCTATCCTCCTTTGCCAATTGTTGCGACATGTCGCAACAATCTCATCACACGATCTCCCCCAGCATCGCCACAATATCCTTCTCCAGCGCCTTAATATCTGCCTCAATCTCCGCCAACGGACGGGGTGGCTCATACACATAAAAATGCCGATTCAACGGAATCTCATACCCCACCTTGGTCTTGCGATAGTCAATCCAAGCATTCGGCACATGGGGCAACACCTCCGTCCGCAGATAGTTCTCACAGTGCCCCTTCACCAAACTCAAAAGCTGATCTAATCCCGTCTCACCGTCATAGCCCAACGGTAGCGGTAGCTTAATCTCTGCAGGCAACGGCACAATTTCCGTATCCCGAAGCTCACTATCCGGCTCAGGATTGCCCTTCTTATCTCGGCAAATTTCCGCCGTCGAGTCTCGCTCACTCAAAGCAGCCAACACCATCTTCTTCACCGCTGCAGCTAGCTTTAGATCTGCTGCTTTTAGGGCCTGGTTTAGGGTTTTGAGAAACTGGGTGCGATCGCAATACAACACCCCCGAATCCAACGTCTCTAGCATCTCAATGATCGCCGCCTGCAGCCGCTCCCCTGCCTCAATCTCAGCCTGCTGAGCCGCCAAATCTTTGCGCTTCTTACTCGTCGCCAAATTACTAAACGCCGACTGCTCCCACAGCCGCTCTATTCGTTCAGGACTTGCCTGAAAATTGAGTCGTAACGGTCGCTCCACTGTCACCTTCAAGAACCCAAACGCCTGATTCGGCAAAATCTTAGAGCAGACCCGCGACTCTTCCCCGAACTCACTGGCAGCATTATGGTCATAGTTCCCGTACAGCCGCACCAGTTCCGCTATGTGGGCATCCGAGAGTTCATTGCGCTTGTTGCCTAAACTCTTCTTCATCTTCTGGAAATGACGAGTGCCGTCAATCAACTGCACCTGTCCCTGTCGATGGGGCGGCTTCTTGTTCGTCACCAGCCAGATATAGGTGTAGATGCCCGTGTTGTAAAACATCTGATCCGGCAGCGCCACCACCGCATCTAGCCAGTCATTTTCAATAATCCAGCGGCGGATATTGCTCTCGCCACTGTTGGCATCTCCTGTAAACAACGGCGACCCATTAAAGACGATCGCAATCTTAGAACCATCGCCCCCGTCCACCGGAGCCGGACGCATTTTGGAGATCATATGGAGCAAAAACAGCAGCGACCCATCATTGATACGCGGTAGCCCCGGACCAAACCGCCCGCTAAATCCCTTCTCCCTATGTTCTTCCTTAACCGCAGACTCCTCCGGCTTCCACTCCACCCCAAACGGCGGATTCGCCAGCATGTAGTGAAACTGCTGCTCCCCATGACCATCGTGGGGAATAAAGTTATTGGCCTTGTTCTTGGCCTCCTTGAGACCCAGCGTGTCGCCGAACACCAGATTGTCGATGGGGGCATCTTTAATCAGCAGATCAGAGCAGCAGATGGCGTAGGCTTCCGGGTTATATTCCTGCCCAAACAGCTCTAGGTTGGCATCCGGGTTCTGGGCCTTGATATATTCCTCCGAGACTGACAGCATCCCACCCGTTCCGGCTGTGGGGTCATAGATAGTTTTGTAGATGCCCTGCTTAAAGACATCTTCTTCATTGCTGAACAGCAGATTCACCATCAATCGGATCACTTCACGCGGGGTGAAATGGTCGCCCGCCTCTTCGTTGGCCTGCTCATTAAATTTACGGACCAGCTCTTCAAACAAGTACCCCATCTGTAAATTTGAGAGAGCCTGGGGCGAGAGGTCAATCTGAGAGCTGCAAAACTCTTTGATGATCAAGAACAGCCGGTTGTTCTCATCCAGTTTTTCAATTTCGTTTTCAAACTCAAACTTCTCAAAAATGTCCCGCGCTCGGGGCGAGAACCCATTGATGTAGGCCACTAAGTTGCTGGCAATTCCTGGTGGATCGCCGAGGAGCTTCGTAAAGGTCCACTGGCTGGTGTTGTATAGGGGCTGCGATCGCTCTTTCCCCACGGCAACTTTAGACAGGGCTTTTTCCAGCGCCACATCCTTAAAACCCTTTGCATCCAGGTGGATCTTCTCCGCAATTACCTGCTCTTTAGTGGTTTCCAAGACCGCATCTAAACGCCGGAGCACCACCAACGGCAGCATTACCTTTCGATACTGAGGCGGACGGTAGGGGCCACGGAGCTTGTTGGCAATATTCCAGATGAAGCCGACGAGATCTTGATGGTGACCAGACATGGACATAACTGAACAGTACGCCGATCAATTGTAGTTGCAGAACAAGCCTTGGAAGCTACCCGAAAAATATTGATAGCTTGGGAGAGTCGTAAACCCTAGTCAACTGACTGATGCATTGGCTCACCTGTCCCGCTGAACAACTCTTCGAGACCTATTCTGAGTCGATACAGGCGCTTGCCGTACCCGAGAAACTTTCTAAAGCACAGCTACATACTCCCCATTTTCGGCTGTATGCTGAACGGCGGCTAGAGATTTACTATGCCCCTCTAGGATACGTGCGTAAAGCAGCCAAAGTCGCTCTGGTGGGCCTGACCCCCGGCTGGCAGCAGATGGAGTTGTCCTATCGTCTTGCTGCAGAGCTGATGAAGGTCCCTGATGTGGGCCAAAATAGGCAATGGGTTATGTCAGAAATCAAGCGACGGATGTCTTTTGCCGGACCCATGCGGCGAAATCTGCTGAAGATGCTGGATGCATTAGACTTCGCTACAGTTCTAGGACTCACTTCGTCGGCTGCTATTTTTGAGAACCGTGCCGATCTTGTTCACACGACCTCTGCCCTTCGCTATCCGGTTTTTTATTGCCATCGCAACTACACTGGCCACAATCCTAAAATGCTGAGCCGCAGTATTCAGATGCAAATGGTTGATCACCTATTGGGGCAAGAACTGAGTCAGCTCCCGAAAGCGTTAATCATTCCGATGGGCGAGGGGGCAACGCGGGCCATCCGGCATTTGGTCAACACCCATGTGTTAGACGAAGCCAGGTGTCTTTTCGGGTTTCCGCATCCCTCAGGAGCGAATGGCCACCGGCATCAGCAGTTTGCAGCACATCGTCAGGCGCTTAAAGACCAGCTCAAAAGCTGGCTGAAGGACCGGTCTTGAGACGAGATTAAGAGATTACGATCGCAGATCTTGCGGGATATCTACGGTTGATAAACCTGCGATCGCAAGTAAATTCTGACTACGAATCAGTTCATTGAAGGTCAAGCTCGCCCGTTTTTCCAATTGGGCTGCGGCCTTAATCGCCTGCATGAGATGCTGGGCGGCCTCAGGTTCAGAATAGCCACGGCGTTGAGCCACCTTGAGGGCCAGATTATCAGCCTCTAGCTCTACCGGCAGACCACGGGTGTTACGCCAGATTTGAGTGGTTGCGATCGCACCTAAGCCTGCAGCCACGACCACCCCCACCGCATCTCCCTGCACCAACTCCACCAGCGTTCCAACCAGACCAGCAACCGCTCCCCCCTGATAAAGATCTGGCTTCAGCCAGCGACTGCTTTTGAGCCAGCCCACTGTTCTCAGGAGGAGTAAATCGCACTGTGGCTGCGGGAGCTGACTCCACAGGTCAAAATTAATCGTGATCGGGCGCTTTTCTAAACGCAAAATAGAGCCGCCACAGTCAATCACCTGGGACTGCAAAGGAGCCTGAACAATTTTGGAATTCATGCGACCCGAGGCCGGCATCACATCCAAGAGACGACGAATTTCTGAGTTGGGATTCGTGGAGTCAGACACGGTTTAAGCCATGCTCAAACATAGAAGGATAGTACTCTCCATATCGTCGCATCCCATTGCTCAATTTAGACTCAAAACCCCCAGCACTCAGACAAAATTGTTGCCAGCACTGAGGGTTTCTATCTATTTGATGGCTAGAGTTTTGAGCGAACCTGACAGCGTTAAACGCCACCTTGAACCACAAAGGCATCGCTAGAGAGGCGAATTTTGTAGCCTGCATCAGCGGGAACCGTCAGCAGCTCGGCCTGGAAGGTGACAGTCTGCCCAGGGGCTAAAGTCGAAGGCTGAGGTGCTGCACTCCCGGTTTGCACGAGCTGACCGCTGGAGTCAATAATTTCAAAATTGACGCTAGCCACAGTCACAGCTTCTTTGTTGCCATTTGTCAGCGAACCCGCCGCGAGCGAGGAGCCATTAAGACGAATAATCGGATCAAGCCGCAGCTTGCTCACCCGCAAATTCTTTTCCAGCTTTTTCGCCAGTGCTTGAGGATCTTCACCCTGAGCACCAGATGCGGCGGTTTGCGTCTCTGCGGGGGCTGATGGAGCGTTGAGATTCAGCAACTGAGTCCAATAGGATTGAAACTCAGACCACTCCAGTGGGGAGTCACCAATCACCACAATATCCCCAGGGGTCTGAGTCCTTGCAGCCTGTGGCGCTAAAGCCACCGTAGAGACCAGTACAGAACCCACCAGCAGTCGGCTCAGGATATTCGGGAATCCAGTTAACATAATGTCGTTACTCTCTTAACCAGCGTATTGAAGCCCAGAGGGCAATCATAAGAATTCGTTTAGCAGGCCAGCCGCTATATTCTTTAGTATTCCCCAACGGTGGTCAAGACTGAACACTGACTATCCGCCGTACTGCCAAGGTGTATCCTGCAGCAAGAGTGGCTCTCCCTCTCGGTAAAGCTCAGACGCGACAACTTCCCCTAGAAAGATGGAGTGATCTCCCTCCTCTAGACTGCCCCTCACTCGACATTCGATATAGCCCAAAGCAGACTGAATAATCGGACAGCCAGTGGCTTCACCCAAGGTATAGTCCACATCGCCGAATTTGCTACCTTCACCTTTTTGGGGCTTGAAGAAAGTCTCTGCCATGTCTTTCTGGCTTTTATCTAAGAAGCTTACGGCAAAGACTTGACTCGCTTTAATCATGGCGTGGGAGCGTGAGTCTTGACGGACGCCGATCGCAATCATGGGTGGCTTAAAAGAAGCCTGGGTTGTCCAGCTTAGGGTAAAGCCATTGATCTCTTCACCCTCTTTGACGCCGCAGATATTGAGAGGGTGAGGAAGATGGCGCAGTAGGGTACGCTTGGCGTTATCGTCCAGCAATGATTTGATCTCCCTTACGGTACAGCTACTGTTCACTGTAGCAACTATGGGTCAAGGGTTGAATCGCGCGGATGGACCTCTGGGTCACAGTCATAATCATCTGTTTTACAGGAGTCATAACTTAACATAAAAACACCCGTAATTTAACGTACTTTCACTGAAACAAGCCCTATAGTAATAGCTGGTCCAGTTCTGGTCAATCACAGAGTTGTTTAGCAAGTAAAGAACGGGGGACATTTTGGACAATCCAGGCATTCTTTCATTGGAATTAGGCGCAATTCGAGTCCGTGAAGGTGACGAAGAGGCCATCATTTCTGTTCTTCGCACAGAAGGCAGCGACGGCACAATATCAGTAGACTACTCCATCAACGATGGAACAGCCAGAGATGGAAGTGACTATACAGGTAGTTCTGGAACCTTAACCTTTGGCCCCGGCGAAACAAAAATAGATGTCAGAGTTCCGATTCTGGCAGACAATCAGCCAGAGGTTGATGAGACCTTTAATATTGCCATTGGTAGCCCCATCGGCGCTGTCCTGGGAGCTATCCGGTCTGCGGTTATTACGATTACAGATGATGACACCACAGATGAAGATACTGTCGCCTTCGAGGATGCAGAATACAGTATTGGTGAAAACGCAGGGGAAGCAAGCATCGATATTGTCCGTACAGGCAATATCGATCGCACCGCTACGGTCAATTATGCATTGGGCGACGACTACGCGCGTGCTGGCCTAGACTTTGCCTCTGTTTCGGGCACTGTGACCTTCCAACCAGGTGAAGCACGTCAAACATTTGCGGTCCCCATTCTAGAAGACGAGCTACAAGAGTTCGATGAGTCCCTTACTCTAACGCTGACTGATCCCGTTGGCAGCAATTTGGGCGTGCAGAGCAGTGCCCAATTGACGATTGTAGATAACGATGAGGCTCCCTTTACGTTCGAGCGCGAAGTCGTTGTTTCAGGTTTAGCCGAGGGAGAAAGAGTCGCGCGGTTTTCTGCACCACCCGGACCAACAGCCTTTGACTGGGCACCTGATGGGACGATGTTCATTGCCAATCTAGATGGCGTTGTCCAAATTTTCGACAATGGTGAACTCTTAGAGCAGCCTTTCATTGATATTTCTGAGCAGGTGAATACGGGTGGGCAACGGGGACTATTGGGGCTAGCTGTTCATCCCGATTTTCCTGAAAGTCCCTACGTGTACCTAGCTTATTCCTACGATGCCCCTGGCGTGGAGCCGGACACGTCTAATACTCTACGCCCGACGCGGCTGGTTCGTGTGGAAGCGGACCCCGCCTCAGGTTATCGAGAGGTCTTGCCCGGTAGCGAAGTCATTCTGTTAGAAACGCCTCCCGTCAGTAACTTTCACGCAGCAGGGGCCATTAAGTTTGCAGAAGATGGCTCTCTCTTCTTTACCCATGGAGATGGAACCCAGGTTGGTAATACACCCACACCGGAGCAGGCAGAGCTACTGCAGAGCCTAGATAATCCCTTTGGTAAGCTCTTTCGCATTGACCCGCTGACGGGCGAGGGATATGCAGACAACCCGTTCTTCGATGGCGATACCACCAGTACTCAGTCCAAGATTTATAACTACGGCCTGCGGAACCCTTGGCGCTATACGCTTCATCCAGAGACAGGTGTCCCCTTTATTGGTGATGTCGGCTGGACAAACTGGGAAGAGATAAATACTGGGCGGGGGGAAAACTTTGGTTGGCCATTGTTTGAAGGCGGCAACGGCGTTAGCCGTAGGACCGAAGCCCTGGCTGATCTGCCTGAGTTCGAGACTCTCTTTCAAGGTGCATCAGATGTAACAGCCCCCCTCTTTGCACTCCGCCATCCCACCTCCCGCTCGATTACGCTCGGCGACTTTTACACAGGCGAAGCTTATCCTGATTTTTATGAGGGAGCACTTTTCTTTGCCGACAATACCGTGGGTGGGGTCAGTGCTCTACTTTTCGACGAGCAAGGGAATATCGATTCAGCTATTCCTTTTGCGGATGAGGAGCTAGGAATCACTCAGATTTCGGTGGGACCAGACTCAAATTTATATTTTGCGAATGTTTTCTCTGGCGAGATTGGACGCTGGGTTCCCGCCTCAATAAACGAAAATGAAACGTTGATCGGGGGAAACAGTGGTGATGTCTTGAATGGTGGTGCTGGAGATGACGTTCTACGCGGTCAGGAAGGTAATGACACTTTAGCGGGTGAGGCTGGTGACGATACCCTCAAAGGAGGGGCCGGTGACGATAGCCTTACAGGTGGCGCAGGTGACGATACCGTGATTGTTAATGACTTTAGTGGCGTTGACGTCTTTGACGGAGGATCGGGAAAAGATGTTATCCGGTTCTTACCCAGTGATGGCCGAAATATAAATGTTCGTATTGCCGAAGGATTCGTCGGTGACAGGCGCGAGGGCGGTCAGTTCTTTGAAAACTTTGAGCGTGTCCTAACCGGCAGCGGCAACGACAGCTTGTTTGGCGATGCGAATAACAATGAGCTGTTTAGTGGTGCAGGCAATGATACCTTCGAAGGCGGTGCGGGAAATGACATCTTAAAAGGTGGGTCCGGTAACGACGTCATTGACGGCGGGTCCGGTGACGATACCGTGATTGTTAATGACTTTAGTGGCGTTGACTTCTTTGATGGAGGAGAGGGGAACGATGCTATCCGGTTCTTACCCAGTGATGGCCGCAATATAAATGTTCGTATTGCCGAAGGATTCGTCGGTGACAGGCGCGAGGGCGTTCAGTTCTTTGAAAACTTTGAGAGTGTCTTGACTGGCAGTGGCGACGATAGCTTGTTCGGCAACGATGACGATAATCAACTCTACGGTGCGAATGGTCAAGACACGCTGCTGGGCGGCGGTGGTGATGACTTGCTCGCGGGCGGACTAGGAGATGACTGGGTAACCGGGGGCAGCGGCTCAGATACCTTTATACTCGCGTCTGATGATGGCACTGATCAGATCACTGATTTTGAACGTGGAGAGGATTTGATTGCCCTAGCAGGCGGCTTAAGTTTTGCAGAGCTAAGCTTCAGTGGCGATCAAATTTTATTGCAAGATCAAGCACTTGCTGTTCTAGACGGTATTGCTACTACCAGTTTGGTGGAGACTGACTTCATCTCGGTTGCGTAGCAGCTTGCCCCAATGTGAGGCGTAGAAAAGCTAAGGGACTTCATAAAACACTGGTTTGCCTTCTGATTCCGGTACGGCAAGTCTGGCAGAGCAAAACTGAGTGATTTTAAACTGTTTCTGTATAGACCTCTTGATCTGGGGTGACGACTACGAGGCTGTTCTCAGCAACCGCAGTCCAGTGTTTGTTCTCAAAAGTTGGCTCAGACGCAATTAAGACACCGCTGGGTAGAGATAAGTCATCCTGAACCCAGTAAAGGGAAGGAGGGGGGTTGGGATAGGCATATCTTGAAGCGACTAGGGACTGACCATCACTCAAAACAATGTTCAAGCTGACGCTAATGTTGGCAGCTGCGGCCCAGTTGGTAATGCGTTTCAGGGTCGCCGTCAGTGCAGACTGCAGCGGTAAGTCAGGGGTCTGCTCAAGTTCATGGCAGACGAGGGCAAAGATATGCTCTGAATCGGTGGTGCCCTCGATGGTCTGATAGCAGCGATCGCTTAGATGACTCCGCAGCTTGCGATAGAGTGTTGAGCGAAATTGATCAATAAACCCATTGTGAATGCCTAGCAGTTGCCCTTGCCGATAGGGCTGGCAGTTACTGAGCTGCACGCTTTGGCCTACGGTGGCGCTGCGGACATAGGCGAGCATACAGCCAGATTCTACATAGTGAGCAAGATTTGTAAGGTTTTGATCGCTCCAAATGGGCGTTGTATTACGATAGATACAGGGTGCAATGGGCTGTTCAGGATGGTACCAGCCAAGGCCAAAGCCATCTGCATTGAGCAACCCAGCGGTCATTTCTCGGGGTTGGTAGCTTTGCGCAATTAGTGAATGCTCGGGTTTCAGCAACAGTGTGTCTAAGCGAACAGAGGGACCGAGGTAGCCAAGCAAACGACACATAGAGGGGTAAATAGTTTTTTGTGTTCCTCAAACTATAGCTTTTGTTCCCAATTTGAGGGATGTCTCAGCAGATGTTCAGATTGAGCTGTAGTGATTCTCATCTCTGAGCTATTTAATTTAAATCGGGTGAGGAAGGCATTCGCATCAATCTGACTCCATCAGCAAGTCAATGTATCCGCTTGTCTTGTTTCTGCAAGCATTCAGCTTGCGATTGCGCTACACAGGACATCACGTTGCCTTATCTCTGATAGTCGCTGTGTCAATTTTCAGTTGTTAATCACTCCAGGAAGAATCATGTTCTCACTCACAAAGATGATTTTCGGAGGCTTGGGCACAGCCGTAGCCTGTAGCTTGCCGCTTGCGATCGCAACATTCCAGCCCCCAGCATCAGCCCAGTCTACCCCCCAGCCGCCGCCGCAACAAAGTGCCGACGCCTTAGGGGGTGCCCTGACGCAGTCCAATGAGAACTTGTTTCAAGCCCCGCAGACTCAAAGACCAGAAAGGAAAACGTCTGAAACTCTCAAGTTGGATGGCACGACTCCAGTCAATGAGAACGCTCAGACGCCCATGGATTGGCAATCCGAACACCTCGACAATCAGCGGCAGAGCAGCAGCGGTTTCTCTCTCGTCAACGTTGATCTCTAGCCGCCACAGCGCGTTGTGGCGAGCCTGAACTCGCTCACGTAGTCGGCTGGGGAATGGTGAAGTAAAACGTACTGCCCTGCCCCAGCTGACTATCGACCCAGATTTGTCCGCCATGCTGCTGAACAATACTGCGGCAAATCGATAGACCTAGGCCCGTGCCCTCATGATTGCGGGTATCAGAAGAATCAGCCTGCTGAAATCGCTCAAAGATCAGGTCAATCTTGTCCGCAGCAATCCCGCGCCCCCGATCCTGCACGCTAAAGCAGAGGACCTGCGGCTGTGTCGTTTCAGCGCTGAGCCATACGGTACTGCCACGAGTTGAGAATTTAATGGCGTTGCTCAGGAGATTGGTGAAGGTTTGCAAAATCCGATCTGGGTCGGCCCGAATCTGCGCGGAGATCGGTTGCACTATCAAGGTGACGCCCTCCTGTTCGGCCATCCCCTGCATCGTATTGGCGGCCTGCGTCATCAGAGCTTCAGCCCAGCAGGGCCGCAGCTTCATTTCCACGTTGCCCGATTCGATGCGCTCAACGTCTAATACATCGTTAATTAAGCGCACCAGCCGGTCGGTACTGTCTGCGGCGATCTTGAGCAGCCGCTGGTTTTTGTCTGCTTGGGTGCTGAGCATGCCGCTGGCAAGCATCCGTAGAGACCCGTGAATAGAAGTGAGGGGCGTCCGTAGTTCATGACTGACAATGGAGATGAATTCATCCTTCATCCGCTCCATGACTTTGCGATCGCTAATGTCTTTAAAAGTGATCACAGCGCCAATAATCTTGCCCTGCTCAAGAATGGGAGTACTGAGATATTCCACCGGGAAGCAGAAACGGTCTCGGCGGCAGAAGATTGCCTCTGATAGCGGCTGCGGTGTCCCGGCCTGCAGTGAAGCATAGATAGAGGCCAAAGCCTCTGGAACAAGCTCACGATGGTCGGGTTCGAGAACACTGGGGAAGAGAATTTCAAGGGTTTGATTCATTAAGTCATCGGCGGTGTACCCAAGATATTGTTCGGCAGCAGCATTGACGAAGGTGAATTGCCCCTGCAGATTGAGCCCGCAGAGTCCTTCGCCAATGGCGTTAAGAATTAGCTCGTTTTGATGACTCATGCGCTCCAGCGTTTCCTGGGCCTGTTTACGCTGTGAAATATCACGCAGAATGACGGTGTAAAGGGTTTCAGTTTCTAATTCCAGCTTTGAAATCGAAGCCTCAGCTGGAAATTCGGTGCCATCTTTACGGCGACCAAAGAGTTCTTGGCGCTCTGCAATCCGCGTCGACGGTCCCCCACTGGCAACACGCTGACGATGAATCATCTCCGCCTGATTGGGCAGAAGCAGATCTAAGGATTGCCCAATCACCTCTGAGGATTCGTAACCAAAAATTTGCTCAGCGCCCTGATTAAAAAGGGTAATGGCCTCAGAAGCATTGACGGAAATAATAGCGTCGTTGGCAATTTCTAAAATGCCTGAAAAGCGCTCTTGAGAAACCTTCAGGGCGCTCTCGGTGGCCTTGCGTTCAAACAGTTCTTGGTTGAGCTGTTGGTTGACGCTGATCAGTTCTGCCGTACGCTCGGTCACCTTGCTCTCCAAGTTTTTGCGCGCTTCTTGCAGCACAATTTCCACCTGTTCACGTTCAGCTAGTTCAATTTGTAATTTCTGATAAAGCTCCGATTGCTGCAGCGCGATGGCCAGCTGGGTTGCCAGTCGGGTGAGCAAATTGATTTCACTTTGCTGCCACTGTCGAGGGGCAGAGCAGTGGTGAGCAATCAACAACCCCCAAAGCCGATCGCCCTGCAGAATCGGTACGATCAGGCTAGCCTGCACCTGAAACTGCTCTAGGAATTCGATATAGCAAGGTGTCAACCCAGCACAGTGAACATCTTCAAAGGCCGTAACGTGCCCCTGGCGAAAGGGTTCAATGTAGGCTTCAGCAAAGCAGGGATCATAAATCTTCATCTCAAGCACTGAGGTCCAGGTCGTCGCCCCTAAAGACTCAACGAGTGCCTTGCCGCTCCAGTCTGGGTTGAACTTAAAAATCAGGACACGGTCGGTTGCCAGTACTCGCTGTACTTCCGTCACAGCCGTGCTCAAAATATCCTTTAAGTCTAGAGACTGGCGAATGTGAGCGGCGATCTCTCCCACGAGTTGCTCCTGGGCCACCTGCTGCTGCAGCGCGGCTTCATTGTGCTGTTGTTCAGCATTATCCAGCAGTCGCTCTAACAGATGGGTGCGCTCATCATGTTTGAGTACCTCGGCGAGCGGCTCAATTTTAGAGAGCTGCCGCTGCAGTCTGGTGCGCTCTAAGCGATTGAGAATTCGCACGATCAGTTCAGGCCCCATAATCGGCTTACTGACGAAATCATCGGCTCCGACGCTATAGACCCGGTTGACGATTTCAGCTTCAGTGTGGGCCGTCAAGAAAATGATCGGTAGCTGCTCCCAGCGAGCGTCATCGCGAATTTTCTGGCAGAGATCAATGCCGTTCATCTTCGGCATCTCAACATCTAGCACCAATAAATCAGGGGTGTGTTCGGCCAGCCTCTGCCAAACCTGACTCGGTTCGGTGAGGGTTGTCACCTGAAATCCCCAGGGTTGCAGGAGGGTCGTGACGGTCTCCGAAACAAGGGGATCGTCATCAACAACCATGATCTGAGCCTCTATAGAGCCTAGGGAAGAGGGCGGAACGGTAAGGCCTTCCCGCGGCCCGGCAGTGGACGGCTCCAAGATGGGGTAGGGGGGCTGAGGCGGGAAAGACCTGAGGGACGGCAAATCGGCACGGCTAATTTCAGACCGCAGCGCAATGACATTCTGCTGCAGCGCTAAGGCTTGATCCTCGGTCAGGATCGTCTCCTGGAGTAAATGCTCAATGCTGCGCGCG contains:
- the egtC gene encoding ergothioneine biosynthesis protein EgtC; the protein is MCRLLGYLGPSVRLDTLLLKPEHSLIAQSYQPREMTAGLLNADGFGLGWYHPEQPIAPCIYRNTTPIWSDQNLTNLAHYVESGCMLAYVRSATVGQSVQLSNCQPYRQGQLLGIHNGFIDQFRSTLYRKLRSHLSDRCYQTIEGTTDSEHIFALVCHELEQTPDLPLQSALTATLKRITNWAAAANISVSLNIVLSDGQSLVASRYAYPNPPPSLYWVQDDLSLPSGVLIASEPTFENKHWTAVAENSLVVVTPDQEVYTETV
- a CDS encoding Calx-beta domain-containing protein — protein: MDNPGILSLELGAIRVREGDEEAIISVLRTEGSDGTISVDYSINDGTARDGSDYTGSSGTLTFGPGETKIDVRVPILADNQPEVDETFNIAIGSPIGAVLGAIRSAVITITDDDTTDEDTVAFEDAEYSIGENAGEASIDIVRTGNIDRTATVNYALGDDYARAGLDFASVSGTVTFQPGEARQTFAVPILEDELQEFDESLTLTLTDPVGSNLGVQSSAQLTIVDNDEAPFTFEREVVVSGLAEGERVARFSAPPGPTAFDWAPDGTMFIANLDGVVQIFDNGELLEQPFIDISEQVNTGGQRGLLGLAVHPDFPESPYVYLAYSYDAPGVEPDTSNTLRPTRLVRVEADPASGYREVLPGSEVILLETPPVSNFHAAGAIKFAEDGSLFFTHGDGTQVGNTPTPEQAELLQSLDNPFGKLFRIDPLTGEGYADNPFFDGDTTSTQSKIYNYGLRNPWRYTLHPETGVPFIGDVGWTNWEEINTGRGENFGWPLFEGGNGVSRRTEALADLPEFETLFQGASDVTAPLFALRHPTSRSITLGDFYTGEAYPDFYEGALFFADNTVGGVSALLFDEQGNIDSAIPFADEELGITQISVGPDSNLYFANVFSGEIGRWVPASINENETLIGGNSGDVLNGGAGDDVLRGQEGNDTLAGEAGDDTLKGGAGDDSLTGGAGDDTVIVNDFSGVDVFDGGSGKDVIRFLPSDGRNINVRIAEGFVGDRREGGQFFENFERVLTGSGNDSLFGDANNNELFSGAGNDTFEGGAGNDILKGGSGNDVIDGGSGDDTVIVNDFSGVDFFDGGEGNDAIRFLPSDGRNINVRIAEGFVGDRREGVQFFENFESVLTGSGDDSLFGNDDDNQLYGANGQDTLLGGGGDDLLAGGLGDDWVTGGSGSDTFILASDDGTDQITDFERGEDLIALAGGLSFAELSFSGDQILLQDQALAVLDGIATTSLVETDFISVA